A single genomic interval of Flavihumibacter rivuli harbors:
- the ahcY gene encoding adenosylhomocysteinase produces the protein MSTITKSNIDFSLPYKVKDISLAEWGRKEIRLAEAEMPGLMALRAEYGPSQPLKGARISGCLHMTIQTAVLIETLVALGAEVKWSSCNIFSTQDHAAAAIAAAGIGVFAWKGQTVEEADWCIEQTLFFGSAERPLNMILDDGGDLTNMVFDKYPELIQHVKGLSEETTTGVHRLYERMAKGTLPVPAINVNDSVTKSKFDNKYGCKESLVDAIRRATDVMLAGKVAVVGGYGDVGKGSAASLAGAGCRVIVTEIDPICALQAAMDGFEVKKMKDAVKEADIVVTASGCRDLITGEHFKLMKDKAIVCNIGHFDIEIDVAWLNQNYGHTKDTIKPQVDIYNVEGKDIILLAEGRLVNLGCATGHPSFVMSNSFTNQTLAQIELWTNGDKYENKVYVLPKHLDEKVARLHLSKIGVELDELTAEQAEYLGIPQFGPFKSEQYRY, from the coding sequence ATGTCAACAATCACCAAATCGAATATCGATTTTTCCCTTCCCTATAAGGTGAAGGATATCAGCCTGGCAGAATGGGGCCGTAAGGAGATCCGCCTTGCAGAAGCAGAAATGCCCGGACTGATGGCCCTTCGTGCTGAATATGGTCCATCCCAGCCCCTTAAGGGCGCCCGTATTTCAGGATGCCTGCACATGACCATCCAGACCGCTGTTCTCATCGAAACCCTGGTGGCCCTTGGTGCCGAAGTAAAATGGAGTTCCTGTAACATTTTCTCCACCCAGGACCATGCTGCAGCAGCTATTGCCGCAGCTGGCATTGGTGTATTCGCCTGGAAGGGACAAACTGTAGAAGAAGCCGATTGGTGTATTGAGCAGACCCTTTTCTTTGGCAGCGCAGAACGCCCCCTGAACATGATCCTGGACGATGGCGGTGACCTGACCAATATGGTATTTGACAAATACCCTGAACTGATCCAGCATGTCAAAGGCCTGAGTGAAGAAACCACCACCGGTGTTCACCGTTTGTATGAGCGTATGGCCAAGGGTACCCTTCCTGTTCCTGCCATCAACGTAAACGACTCTGTTACCAAGAGCAAGTTCGATAACAAGTACGGTTGTAAGGAATCACTGGTTGATGCGATCCGTCGCGCCACCGATGTGATGCTGGCCGGAAAGGTAGCTGTAGTAGGTGGTTATGGTGATGTGGGTAAAGGTTCTGCTGCTTCACTGGCTGGTGCCGGTTGCCGCGTGATCGTTACAGAGATCGATCCGATATGCGCCCTGCAGGCTGCCATGGATGGTTTCGAAGTAAAAAAGATGAAAGATGCAGTGAAGGAAGCTGATATCGTTGTCACCGCTTCCGGCTGTCGCGACCTGATCACAGGTGAACATTTCAAACTCATGAAGGATAAGGCTATTGTTTGTAACATCGGCCACTTTGATATTGAGATCGATGTAGCCTGGTTGAACCAGAACTATGGTCATACCAAGGACACCATCAAGCCCCAGGTTGATATCTATAATGTAGAGGGCAAGGACATCATCCTGCTGGCTGAAGGCCGCCTGGTTAACCTGGGTTGTGCCACAGGCCACCCTAGCTTTGTGATGAGTAACTCCTTCACCAACCAAACCCTGGCGCAGATCGAACTCTGGACCAACGGCGATAAGTACGAGAACAAAGTATACGTACTGCCCAAGCACCTGGATGAAAAAGTTGCCCGCCTGCACCTGAGCAAGATCGGTGTTGAACTGGATGAATTGACCGCTGAACAAGCCGAATACCTCGGCATTCCCCAGTTTGGTCCATTCAAGTCTGAACAATACCGCTATTAA
- a CDS encoding magnesium transporter CorA family protein yields the protein MIQYFKNINHQTVAITRPENGAWVNVLPPLKQEEFTELSEQLDIPIDFLTDSLDIDERTRFEEDDNVKLIVIKTPTENNSFNDSDAFYITIPICIILTHNQIVTVNSFENDAMKKFLNTFQNRHPDNRKMMALKIMEKVVQNYMEFLKEINHKRNLLEQKLYDANRNEELLQLMRIQKSLVYFVTALRSNELLLLKLERTNFLGLNEEEKEFLQDLIVDNSQALEMANIYTNILSSTLDAFASIIANNQNEVLKRLSVITIVLSFPVLVASIYGMNVPIPYADSPYAFYIPVFLSMVISLVIGWFFLRKKLF from the coding sequence TATCAACCACCAAACCGTAGCGATCACCAGGCCTGAGAACGGGGCCTGGGTGAATGTATTGCCCCCCTTGAAACAGGAGGAATTTACGGAATTGTCGGAGCAACTGGATATTCCCATTGACTTCCTTACCGATTCGCTTGATATTGACGAAAGGACTCGCTTTGAGGAGGATGATAATGTAAAGCTCATCGTGATCAAGACCCCCACGGAGAATAATTCCTTCAATGACAGCGATGCGTTTTATATCACCATCCCCATTTGTATCATTCTCACCCACAACCAGATCGTAACGGTCAATTCCTTTGAGAATGATGCCATGAAGAAATTCCTGAACACCTTCCAGAACCGCCATCCCGACAACCGGAAGATGATGGCGTTGAAAATCATGGAAAAGGTGGTCCAGAACTATATGGAGTTCCTGAAGGAGATCAACCACAAACGCAACCTGCTGGAACAAAAGCTTTATGACGCTAACCGCAACGAGGAACTGCTGCAACTGATGCGGATCCAGAAGAGCCTGGTCTATTTCGTGACCGCCTTACGCAGCAATGAACTGTTGCTCCTGAAACTGGAAAGGACCAATTTCCTTGGATTGAATGAAGAGGAAAAGGAATTCCTGCAGGACCTGATCGTTGATAACTCACAGGCCCTTGAAATGGCCAATATTTATACCAATATCCTTTCCAGCACCCTGGATGCTTTTGCGAGTATTATCGCCAATAACCAGAACGAGGTATTGAAAAGGCTTTCAGTGATCACCATCGTTCTTTCCTTCCCGGTATTGGTAGCAAGTATCTATGGCATGAATGTACCTATCCCCTATGCCGACTCCCCTTATGCCTTCTATATACCTGTCTTCCTTTCCATGGTGATCTCCCTGGTGATTGGGTGGTTCTTCCTGCGTAAAAAACTTTTTTAA
- a CDS encoding nicotinate phosphoribosyltransferase, whose product MLTYSITGSYTDLYEITMAETYFLEGRMNDTAAFDYFFRKVPNKGGYVLFAGLQDVLDILSDLHFTEEDIAFLKELKFHPSFLEYLKGFRFHGNVFACQEGEVIFPNCPALRLEGNIIEAQLAETLLLNILNFQSLIATKASRIKQVAGNSILSDMGLRRSQGLGGIHATRASIIGGFSSTSNVYAARLYGLPVTGTMAHSFIGSYDNELEAFRAFAQSRPHDCVFLADTYDTLKSGVPNAIIVAREMEKAGHRAKGIRLDSGDLAYLSKAARKMFDEAGLPYMKIVASNQLDEFVIKSLTEQGALIDIYGVGTRLATGQPDAALDGVYKLSMASGKPRLKLSETIEKTTLPGIKQVYRAFDNNSQFFGADAITLDKEEMVDTIYHPFDVEKSMSLNGLLLQPLLGKVMEKGRILQERKTLTEIAAYASRQLAALPQEYKRFENPHVYKVGISKSLLHLRDEMKAHYKK is encoded by the coding sequence ATGTTAACCTATTCCATCACAGGCAGCTACACTGACCTGTACGAAATAACCATGGCGGAAACCTATTTCCTCGAAGGCCGCATGAACGATACCGCCGCTTTTGATTATTTCTTCCGTAAGGTCCCCAACAAAGGTGGTTATGTATTATTCGCAGGATTGCAGGATGTCCTTGATATATTATCCGACTTGCATTTTACTGAGGAGGATATTGCCTTTTTGAAAGAACTCAAATTCCATCCCTCCTTTTTGGAATACCTGAAAGGATTTCGCTTTCACGGGAATGTATTTGCCTGCCAGGAAGGTGAAGTAATATTTCCCAACTGTCCTGCCTTGCGACTGGAAGGCAATATCATTGAGGCCCAGTTGGCAGAGACCCTGCTTTTAAACATTTTAAATTTCCAGTCCCTCATCGCCACCAAGGCATCCAGGATAAAGCAGGTTGCCGGTAATAGCATCCTCAGTGATATGGGATTAAGGAGATCACAGGGCTTGGGGGGCATCCATGCAACAAGGGCTTCGATCATTGGCGGTTTTAGCTCTACCAGTAATGTTTATGCAGCGAGGCTCTATGGCTTACCTGTTACCGGAACCATGGCACATTCCTTTATTGGCAGTTATGACAATGAACTGGAAGCATTCAGGGCATTCGCCCAATCGCGCCCACATGATTGTGTTTTCCTGGCGGACACCTACGACACTTTGAAGAGCGGTGTCCCCAATGCCATCATAGTGGCCAGGGAAATGGAAAAGGCAGGACATCGGGCCAAGGGGATCAGGCTAGACAGTGGCGATCTCGCCTATCTTTCAAAGGCTGCGAGGAAAATGTTTGATGAAGCAGGATTGCCCTACATGAAGATCGTTGCATCTAACCAGCTCGATGAATTTGTGATCAAAAGCCTGACTGAACAAGGCGCCCTTATCGATATCTATGGCGTAGGTACAAGATTGGCCACCGGTCAACCAGATGCCGCTTTGGATGGGGTATATAAACTCTCCATGGCATCCGGCAAACCCAGGCTGAAACTATCTGAAACCATTGAGAAAACCACCCTTCCGGGGATCAAGCAGGTATACCGGGCATTTGACAACAATAGCCAGTTTTTTGGGGCGGATGCCATTACGCTGGATAAGGAAGAAATGGTTGATACCATATACCATCCTTTTGATGTGGAGAAATCCATGTCCCTGAATGGCCTTCTACTCCAACCCTTGCTCGGGAAGGTAATGGAAAAGGGAAGGATCCTGCAGGAACGCAAGACCCTCACCGAGATCGCGGCATATGCCAGCCGGCAATTGGCTGCTTTACCGCAGGAGTATAAACGTTTTGAAAACCCCCATGTCTATAAAGTTGGTATCAGTAAGTCATTACTCCACCTCAGGGATGAAATGAAGGCCCACTACAAAAAATAG
- the pncA gene encoding bifunctional nicotinamidase/pyrazinamidase, whose protein sequence is MKALLIVDVQIDFLPGGALAVPGGDSIIPIINSLQPQFDLVVATQDWHPREHKSFASNHKGRKAFEQIILNGLTQTLWPDHCVQGTPGAEFSPELHTNKIEAIFRKGTDIEIDSYSGFYDNGRRKSTGLAAYLNGKGVSQVYVTGLCGDICVHYTAMDSLKEGFDTFIIEDGTCPLVAGDFEQTKQEFTVAGGQIVNSASLILAK, encoded by the coding sequence ATGAAAGCCTTATTGATCGTTGATGTGCAAATCGATTTCCTTCCCGGCGGGGCATTGGCCGTACCAGGTGGGGATAGCATTATTCCTATCATCAATTCGCTTCAACCACAATTTGATCTGGTTGTCGCTACTCAGGACTGGCATCCCCGTGAACACAAGAGTTTCGCATCCAACCATAAAGGCAGGAAGGCATTCGAGCAGATCATCCTCAATGGACTTACACAAACCCTCTGGCCTGATCATTGTGTTCAAGGAACCCCGGGAGCTGAGTTTTCACCCGAACTCCATACCAATAAAATAGAAGCCATTTTCCGAAAAGGAACTGATATTGAGATTGACAGTTACAGTGGTTTCTATGACAACGGGCGAAGGAAGTCTACCGGACTCGCTGCCTACCTAAATGGGAAAGGAGTTAGCCAGGTTTATGTAACAGGTCTCTGCGGTGATATCTGTGTCCATTACACCGCAATGGATAGCCTGAAAGAAGGGTTTGACACCTTTATCATTGAGGATGGCACCTGCCCGCTGGTTGCTGGTGATTTTGAACAAACGAAGCAGGAATTTACTGTGGCAGGCGGGCAAATTGTCAATAGTGCTTCACTCATTTTAGCAAAATAA
- a CDS encoding beta-N-acetylhexosaminidase has protein sequence MKRIILPLLALSISIYGMAQAPAIIPEPLKMETSNGKFELPEQSTISFKGNSPELAAIANQVKQKLEQATGRSVSITPGGEGTILLQLLPKADTTLGKEGYRLSVGDKKITIEANQPAGIFYGVQTLWQLFPAAIESKTPIKDANWTIATTTITDKPRFGWRGLMLDVSRHFFTKQQVKDFIDNMVKYKYNMLHLHLTDDQGWRIEIKSLPRLTEVGAWRAERVGRWGDWSKPSPDEPKSYGGFYTQDDIRELIQYAKDRFVTIMPEIDVPGHSMAIVAAYPELSATPGNYQVNAGERFMIWPGNGHFYGLIDNTLNPASEKTYEYLDKIFTELAQLFPFEYIHMGGDECYKGFWEKSDAVKGLMKKEKLANMDEVQSYFVKRVGKIIASKGKKMMGWDEILEGGIAPGAAVMSWRGEEGGIKAANMKHNVVMSPNQYTYVDLYQGDPIAELPTYGSVRLKKSYEFNPVPKGVDPQYILGGQANLWSERLHTVRHAEYMLWPRAFSIAESVWSLPEKKDWNKFIQKTETHFKRLDAADINYSRSMYDPIFSVKKTSDSTFQIILDKEIEDLDIHYTFYEVFPDSHYPVYKQPLEVPRDAVNLRVITSRNGKIIGKMITMPIEELKKRAKIK, from the coding sequence ATGAAACGCATTATTCTACCCTTGCTTGCATTATCAATTTCCATTTATGGTATGGCCCAGGCGCCAGCCATTATCCCGGAACCCCTGAAAATGGAAACCAGCAATGGCAAATTTGAATTACCGGAGCAGTCCACTATTTCATTTAAAGGCAATTCACCTGAACTGGCAGCTATCGCCAACCAGGTGAAACAAAAATTGGAACAGGCGACCGGAAGGTCAGTCTCCATTACCCCCGGCGGGGAAGGAACGATCCTTTTGCAATTGTTACCCAAAGCAGATACCACCCTTGGAAAGGAAGGCTACCGGTTGAGTGTAGGCGACAAGAAGATCACCATTGAGGCCAACCAGCCTGCCGGCATTTTCTATGGCGTGCAAACCCTTTGGCAACTTTTCCCTGCCGCCATTGAAAGCAAAACACCCATAAAGGACGCTAACTGGACCATTGCTACTACCACTATTACCGACAAACCCAGGTTTGGCTGGAGGGGACTGATGCTGGATGTTTCCCGTCACTTCTTCACCAAGCAGCAGGTGAAAGACTTTATTGACAATATGGTGAAGTACAAATACAATATGCTTCACCTCCACCTTACCGATGACCAGGGCTGGAGAATAGAGATCAAGAGCCTGCCCAGGTTGACGGAAGTGGGTGCCTGGCGTGCTGAACGGGTTGGTCGCTGGGGGGACTGGAGCAAACCCTCCCCGGATGAGCCAAAGAGTTATGGAGGATTTTACACACAGGATGATATCAGGGAACTTATCCAATATGCAAAGGATCGCTTTGTAACCATCATGCCTGAGATCGACGTACCGGGGCACAGCATGGCCATTGTGGCTGCCTATCCCGAACTCAGTGCAACACCGGGCAACTACCAGGTGAATGCAGGCGAAAGGTTTATGATCTGGCCGGGCAATGGCCACTTTTATGGCCTGATCGACAATACCCTTAACCCTGCCAGTGAAAAGACCTATGAATACCTGGACAAGATATTTACCGAATTAGCGCAATTGTTCCCCTTTGAATACATCCATATGGGTGGGGACGAATGCTACAAAGGTTTCTGGGAAAAGAGCGATGCCGTAAAGGGCCTCATGAAGAAAGAGAAGCTCGCCAATATGGACGAGGTGCAGAGTTATTTTGTGAAGCGCGTCGGCAAGATCATTGCGTCAAAAGGCAAGAAGATGATGGGTTGGGATGAGATCCTGGAAGGAGGCATAGCACCTGGCGCAGCAGTAATGAGCTGGCGTGGGGAAGAAGGCGGAATCAAGGCGGCCAATATGAAACACAATGTGGTGATGAGCCCCAACCAATATACCTATGTTGACCTTTACCAGGGCGACCCCATTGCCGAATTGCCCACCTATGGATCGGTACGTTTGAAAAAAAGCTATGAGTTCAACCCGGTACCAAAAGGTGTTGACCCGCAGTATATCCTGGGGGGGCAAGCCAATCTCTGGAGCGAACGACTCCATACTGTCCGCCATGCGGAATACATGCTATGGCCCAGGGCCTTTTCCATTGCAGAATCAGTATGGAGCCTGCCCGAAAAGAAAGACTGGAACAAGTTCATCCAAAAGACGGAAACGCATTTCAAGCGACTGGATGCGGCAGACATCAATTATTCGCGCAGCATGTATGACCCCATTTTCTCAGTAAAAAAGACCAGTGACAGTACCTTCCAGATCATCCTCGACAAGGAGATCGAAGACCTGGATATTCATTATACTTTCTATGAAGTATTTCCCGACAGCCACTACCCAGTTTACAAGCAGCCACTGGAAGTTCCACGGGATGCAGTAAACCTCAGGGTGATCACTTCCCGCAATGGAAAGATCATTGGCAAGATGATCACGATGCCCATTGAGGAATTGAAGAAAAGAGCCAAGATCAAATAA
- a CDS encoding NUDIX domain-containing protein — translation MFNIRVYGILINDLKQVLVSDELIRGGYYTKFPGGGLEFGEGTRECLKREFKEEMDLEVRVGDHIYTTDYFQMSAFNPSHQIISIYYFAHPLESIKVPLRSKPFDFDEQQLRVYEERKEIETFRFIDWHEFNEAVVTLPIDKIVADLVKRNQP, via the coding sequence ATGTTTAATATCAGGGTTTACGGTATTCTTATCAATGACCTGAAACAGGTCCTTGTTAGTGATGAACTTATCCGCGGGGGCTATTATACCAAATTTCCAGGCGGCGGACTCGAATTTGGGGAAGGCACAAGGGAGTGCCTGAAAAGGGAGTTCAAGGAAGAGATGGACCTGGAAGTCAGGGTGGGCGACCATATTTACACGACGGACTATTTCCAGATGAGTGCATTTAACCCCAGCCACCAGATCATTTCCATTTATTATTTCGCCCATCCACTGGAGTCCATCAAAGTTCCACTGCGATCCAAGCCATTTGATTTTGATGAGCAACAGTTGCGTGTATACGAAGAAAGGAAGGAGATCGAAACCTTTCGCTTCATTGACTGGCATGAATTCAATGAAGCCGTGGTAACCCTTCCCATTGACAAGATTGTGGCCGACCTGGTAAAACGAAACCAACCCTGA
- a CDS encoding O-acetyl-ADP-ribose deacetylase: protein MWLLKRRHYPSNGYCSKCPLQGRHAPLPFIVLINFASNLIPLKELKDRMVAVQGDITTMVVDCIVNAANSSLMGGGGVDGAIHRAGGPSILEACKKIVARQGGCATGEAVITTAGNLPSQFVIHTVGPVWHGGHNHESEKLSGCYRKSLQLAKLYGCKTIAFPNISTGVYHFPKAAAAAIAVKTIADFLTDSDLPEKVYFVCFDEENFGFIQAELKKVLGS, encoded by the coding sequence GTGTGGCTGCTGAAGCGAAGACATTACCCAAGTAATGGGTATTGCTCAAAATGTCCCCTTCAAGGCAGGCATGCGCCACTGCCGTTTATTGTTTTAATCAATTTTGCATCGAATTTAATTCCCTTGAAAGAGCTTAAAGATAGAATGGTGGCCGTGCAAGGTGATATTACTACCATGGTAGTCGATTGCATTGTAAATGCCGCGAATTCATCCCTTATGGGAGGGGGAGGCGTTGATGGTGCGATCCATAGGGCAGGAGGACCCTCTATATTGGAGGCTTGCAAGAAGATCGTTGCCCGGCAAGGCGGCTGTGCTACTGGCGAAGCCGTGATCACTACAGCAGGTAATTTGCCTTCGCAATTCGTTATCCATACAGTTGGTCCTGTCTGGCATGGCGGACATAACCATGAAAGTGAAAAATTATCTGGTTGTTACCGCAAATCCCTGCAACTGGCAAAATTATATGGTTGTAAGACCATCGCTTTTCCCAATATCAGTACAGGGGTATACCACTTTCCCAAAGCTGCTGCCGCCGCGATTGCAGTAAAAACCATCGCGGATTTTTTAACTGATTCTGACTTGCCGGAAAAAGTCTACTTTGTTTGTTTTGATGAAGAAAACTTTGGCTTTATCCAGGCGGAACTTAAAAAAGTATTAGGTTCTTAA
- a CDS encoding phosphoribosylpyrophosphate synthetase: MIAYDTLSEAVNGLKSRGYTIDFNLAYDCVVCHDSPISLMPNEFEIVEVHRFEGMTNPSDSSVVYAIESKHGEKGVLVNGYGVYADDVSEEMIHKLSIHH, translated from the coding sequence ATGATCGCCTATGATACCTTGTCCGAAGCTGTAAATGGCCTCAAAAGCAGGGGCTATACCATCGATTTCAACCTGGCCTATGATTGTGTGGTTTGCCATGATTCCCCGATCAGCCTCATGCCTAATGAATTTGAGATCGTGGAGGTGCATCGTTTTGAAGGCATGACCAATCCGTCTGATTCCTCAGTAGTCTATGCCATCGAAAGCAAGCACGGGGAAAAAGGGGTTTTGGTGAATGGATATGGGGTATATGCAGATGATGTAAGTGAGGAAATGATCCATAAGCTGAGTATCCATCACTGA
- a CDS encoding rhomboid family intramembrane serine protease, whose translation MENNFNPSNETTPHSPTDPAMEAIPSLTQGSTDNNEPVSLAPATKFGKNFLVTPALILVNLGIFIAMVISGANVFNPDAETLIQWGALFRTDVLAGEWWRLFTAAFLHIGILHLAMNMYALFDIGKTIEPMVGPLKFILIYLLCALGGSTASLYWNSFSVGAGASGAIFGLFGFYLALLTTDLIDSGTRKKELTTLAVFMGYNLLYGLKGGVDNAAHIGGLVSGFIIGKSFYYVLSEPGNKALERNVLLALIIGFVLTTTLTISTVTDPLTTYETKYKRFTQLEKSALETYQYLGDTSIEKEKMLYEINDRGLYYWNEAKDVLKEIDQLELPQSLKERNKLMHQYVDTRISTYELFHKAVWEDSRQYDQKILEATMKTDSILNLLNVNAIN comes from the coding sequence ATGGAAAACAACTTCAACCCATCCAACGAGACCACTCCACACTCACCGACTGATCCAGCTATGGAGGCCATCCCATCTCTAACCCAAGGATCTACTGACAATAATGAACCGGTTTCCTTGGCGCCTGCTACAAAGTTCGGAAAGAATTTCCTGGTAACCCCTGCACTGATCCTGGTCAACCTGGGGATCTTTATAGCCATGGTCATCTCCGGCGCCAATGTATTTAATCCGGATGCAGAAACCCTGATACAATGGGGAGCGCTATTCCGCACCGATGTATTGGCCGGGGAATGGTGGAGGTTGTTTACTGCAGCATTCCTCCATATTGGCATCCTTCACCTCGCCATGAACATGTATGCGCTTTTCGACATCGGGAAGACCATCGAGCCCATGGTAGGTCCTCTAAAATTCATCTTGATATACCTTCTGTGTGCATTAGGAGGGAGTACAGCCAGTTTGTACTGGAATAGTTTTAGCGTAGGCGCCGGCGCCTCAGGCGCTATATTCGGCTTGTTTGGGTTCTACCTGGCGCTATTGACAACAGACCTGATCGATAGCGGAACCAGAAAAAAAGAACTTACTACCCTCGCCGTATTCATGGGCTATAACCTTCTGTATGGGTTAAAAGGCGGAGTGGATAACGCTGCACATATTGGTGGTTTGGTGAGTGGCTTTATAATTGGCAAGTCGTTTTATTACGTCCTGTCAGAACCCGGGAACAAAGCCTTGGAAAGGAATGTCCTTCTGGCATTGATCATAGGATTTGTATTGACCACTACCCTTACTATCAGCACCGTTACTGATCCACTTACTACTTACGAAACGAAATACAAACGCTTTACCCAACTTGAAAAATCCGCCCTGGAAACCTATCAATATTTAGGTGACACAAGTATTGAAAAAGAAAAGATGCTTTACGAAATAAATGACAGGGGCCTTTATTATTGGAATGAAGCAAAGGATGTGCTTAAGGAAATTGACCAGCTTGAACTACCGCAGTCATTGAAAGAAAGGAATAAACTGATGCATCAGTATGTGGATACCCGGATCAGCACCTATGAATTGTTCCATAAGGCCGTGTGGGAGGACAGCAGGCAATACGACCAAAAAATACTGGAAGCCACCATGAAAACAGACTCCATCCTGAACCTGCTGAATGTTAATGCCATAAACTAA